Proteins co-encoded in one Hymenobacter swuensis DY53 genomic window:
- a CDS encoding UxaA family hydrolase — MKHLVAKIHPDDNVLVALQDLPVGTPVTWDGTTVTTTEKIPAKHKLALQFLAPGDPVHMYGVLVGKAAQAIGVGGLLTTSNMRHATDSYDEHRQHRPEWPAPEVSQWQERTFQGFHRPDGRVGTANYWLVIPLVFCENRNIQVLEEALINDLGYARRKSYQPQTQELISLLRAGKTVEEILATDLHSAEDGQARPRLFPNVDGVRFLTHEGGCGGIRQDAQTLCGLLAGYITHPNVAGATVLSLGCQNAQVSMLQAEIDRRSPGGLQKPLYILEQQKIGTEEALISTALRQTFAGLMLANQATRQPAPLSKLCIGLECGGSDGFSGISANPAVGHVSDLLVALGGSVILAEFPELCGVEQELVDRSVDTATAERFSSLMKAYGDSAVAVGSGFDMNPSPGNIRDGLITDAMKSAGAARKGGSSPVVAVLDYPELVTQPGLNLLCTPGNDVESTTAEVGSGATVVLFTTGLGTPTGNPIAPVVKISSNTALARRMPDIIDLNTGTVIDGEETIEQAGARILDYVVRVASGEEVAAVRHDQTDFIPWKRGVSL; from the coding sequence ATGAAACACCTGGTAGCCAAAATTCACCCCGACGATAACGTGCTGGTGGCCCTGCAGGACCTGCCGGTGGGCACGCCCGTGACGTGGGACGGCACCACCGTAACCACCACCGAAAAGATACCCGCCAAGCACAAGCTGGCCCTGCAGTTCCTGGCTCCCGGCGACCCGGTGCACATGTACGGCGTGCTGGTGGGCAAAGCGGCCCAGGCCATCGGCGTGGGTGGCCTGCTCACCACCAGTAACATGCGCCACGCTACCGACAGCTACGACGAGCACCGCCAACACCGCCCGGAGTGGCCCGCCCCCGAAGTAAGCCAGTGGCAGGAACGCACCTTCCAGGGCTTTCACCGCCCCGATGGTCGCGTGGGTACCGCCAACTACTGGCTGGTAATTCCGCTGGTGTTCTGCGAAAACCGCAACATTCAGGTGTTGGAAGAAGCCCTGATAAACGACTTAGGCTACGCCCGCCGCAAAAGCTACCAGCCCCAGACGCAGGAGTTGATTTCCCTGCTGCGGGCCGGCAAAACCGTGGAGGAAATCCTGGCCACCGATCTGCACTCGGCCGAGGACGGTCAGGCCCGGCCCCGCCTGTTTCCGAACGTGGACGGCGTGCGGTTCCTGACCCACGAGGGCGGCTGCGGCGGCATCCGGCAAGATGCCCAGACGCTGTGCGGCCTGCTGGCCGGCTACATCACCCACCCCAACGTGGCGGGCGCTACTGTGCTCAGTCTGGGCTGCCAGAACGCGCAGGTGAGCATGCTGCAGGCCGAAATTGACCGGCGCAGTCCCGGCGGGCTGCAGAAGCCGCTGTATATTTTGGAACAGCAGAAAATCGGGACCGAGGAGGCGCTTATCAGCACGGCTCTGCGCCAGACGTTTGCCGGCCTCATGCTGGCCAACCAAGCTACCCGCCAGCCCGCCCCGCTCAGCAAGCTCTGCATCGGGCTGGAGTGCGGCGGCTCCGACGGCTTCTCTGGCATCTCAGCCAACCCCGCCGTGGGCCACGTCTCCGATCTGCTGGTGGCCTTGGGCGGCTCCGTGATTCTGGCCGAATTCCCCGAGCTGTGCGGTGTGGAACAGGAGTTGGTGGACCGCTCCGTGGATACGGCCACGGCCGAGCGGTTCAGCTCCCTGATGAAGGCCTACGGCGACTCGGCCGTGGCCGTGGGCTCGGGCTTCGACATGAACCCCTCGCCCGGCAACATCCGCGACGGGCTGATTACCGACGCCATGAAATCGGCTGGGGCGGCCCGCAAGGGCGGCTCCTCGCCGGTAGTGGCCGTGCTCGACTATCCCGAGCTGGTGACGCAGCCCGGCCTGAACCTGCTCTGCACTCCCGGCAACGACGTGGAATCGACGACGGCGGAGGTGGGTTCGGGGGCCACGGTGGTGCTGTTCACCACCGGCCTGGGCACGCCCACCGGCAACCCCATTGCCCCGGTCGTCAAGATCAGCAGCAACACGGCCCTGGCCCGCCGCATGCCCGATATCATCGACCTGAACACTGGCACCGTCATCGACGGGGAAGAAACCATCGAACAGGCCGGCGCCCGCATCCTCGACTACGTGGTGCGCGTGGCCAGCGGCGAGGAAGTAGCCGCCGTCCGCCACGACCAGACAGATTTCATCCCTTGGAAACGCGGGGTGAGTCTGTAG
- a CDS encoding nuclear transport factor 2 family protein: MKKLLLLLALLGLAGPFYAFAQATKKDQAAAKEVELLERQRFEAQVKKDYAVLERVFADDLVYTHSNGKQNNKQEYLQSIRDGKSQYDKIEVEALNVRAYQDGHTAVVNGTITITLPNKPDGTPNLAHLKYVVVQIKDPKKGWQVVLWQSQKQPDAKS; this comes from the coding sequence ATGAAAAAACTACTGCTGTTGCTGGCCCTGCTGGGGCTGGCCGGGCCGTTCTATGCCTTCGCCCAGGCCACCAAAAAAGACCAGGCCGCTGCCAAAGAAGTGGAGCTGCTGGAGCGCCAGCGTTTCGAGGCCCAGGTGAAAAAGGATTACGCCGTGCTGGAACGGGTGTTTGCCGACGACCTGGTGTACACGCACTCCAACGGCAAGCAGAACAACAAGCAGGAATACCTCCAGAGCATCCGTGACGGCAAAAGCCAGTACGACAAGATTGAGGTGGAAGCCCTGAACGTGCGCGCCTACCAAGACGGCCACACCGCCGTGGTCAACGGCACCATTACTATCACCCTGCCCAATAAGCCCGACGGCACGCCCAACCTAGCTCACCTCAAGTACGTGGTGGTGCAAATCAAAGACCCCAAAAAAGGCTGGCAGGTAGTGCTCTGGCAAAGCCAGAAACAGCCCGACGCCAAGAGCTGA
- a CDS encoding MFS transporter, giving the protein MIQTSAAAPPAAPPTTGLGRYRWTICGLVFFATTVNYLDRAVISLLKPYLETEFKWNAGDYANIEIAFKLAYSLGMLGVGRVIDKLGTKIGYALSTFLWSLAAIGHAFVSSTIGFSVARAFLGVTEAGNFPAAIKTTAEWFPQKERALATGIFNSGSNVGAIIAPLTVPLIAETIGWKWAFVITGALGFVWLALWFWLYEVPARQARLTQAEFDYIHSDVDDQAAAAITTEPKVSWFKLLTFRQTWAFVLGKFLTDPVWWFYLFWLPDFLSKQYGLKGTDIALPVAMVYMLSSVGSVGGGWIPLNFIKRGWAPFRARKTSMLLIALCVFPIVFAQQLGQVNMWLAVLVIGIAAAAHQAWSANIFTTVSDMFPKKAVASVTGIGGMAGGFGGIVLSALVQKRMFVYYESIGQLDKAYFIMFWICGAAYLLAWVLMHFLAPRMKRIDLDAAPAA; this is encoded by the coding sequence ATGATACAGACTTCCGCCGCCGCGCCCCCGGCCGCGCCGCCAACTACCGGCCTCGGCCGGTACCGCTGGACGATTTGCGGGCTGGTGTTTTTCGCCACTACCGTCAACTACCTCGACCGGGCCGTTATTTCCCTGCTTAAGCCTTACCTCGAAACCGAGTTCAAGTGGAACGCGGGCGACTACGCTAACATAGAAATTGCCTTCAAGCTGGCGTATTCGCTGGGCATGTTGGGCGTGGGGCGGGTTATTGATAAGCTCGGGACCAAAATCGGCTACGCGCTGTCTACTTTTCTGTGGAGTCTGGCGGCCATTGGACACGCGTTTGTGAGCAGCACCATCGGTTTTTCGGTGGCGCGGGCGTTTCTGGGGGTTACGGAGGCCGGTAACTTTCCGGCCGCTATCAAAACCACGGCCGAGTGGTTTCCGCAGAAGGAGCGGGCCCTGGCTACCGGCATCTTCAACTCGGGCTCCAATGTGGGGGCCATTATTGCTCCGCTCACGGTGCCGCTCATTGCCGAAACCATCGGCTGGAAATGGGCCTTCGTGATTACCGGGGCGCTGGGTTTCGTGTGGCTGGCCTTATGGTTCTGGCTCTACGAAGTGCCCGCCCGCCAAGCCCGCCTCACCCAGGCCGAGTTCGACTACATCCACAGCGACGTGGACGACCAGGCCGCCGCGGCCATTACTACCGAGCCCAAGGTGTCGTGGTTTAAGCTGCTCACCTTCCGCCAGACCTGGGCTTTCGTGCTGGGCAAATTCCTCACCGACCCGGTGTGGTGGTTTTACCTGTTCTGGCTCCCCGATTTCCTCAGCAAGCAGTACGGCCTCAAGGGCACTGATATTGCTTTGCCCGTGGCCATGGTGTACATGCTCTCGAGCGTGGGCAGCGTGGGCGGCGGCTGGATTCCGCTCAACTTCATTAAGCGCGGCTGGGCCCCGTTCCGGGCCCGCAAAACCAGCATGTTGCTCATTGCCTTGTGCGTGTTCCCGATTGTGTTTGCCCAGCAACTGGGGCAGGTAAATATGTGGCTGGCGGTGTTGGTGATTGGTATTGCGGCGGCGGCTCACCAGGCCTGGAGCGCCAATATCTTCACCACCGTCTCGGATATGTTTCCCAAGAAAGCCGTGGCCTCGGTGACGGGCATTGGGGGCATGGCCGGGGGCTTCGGCGGTATCGTGCTGTCGGCGCTGGTACAGAAGCGCATGTTCGTGTACTACGAAAGCATCGGGCAGCTCGATAAGGCCTATTTCATCATGTTCTGGATTTGCGGCGCGGCCTACCTGCTGGCCTGGGTGCTGATGCACTTCCTGGCCCCCCGCATGAAGCGTATCGACCTCGACGCGGCCCCCGCGGCCTAA
- the uxaC gene encoding glucuronate isomerase encodes MKPFLNEDFLLRTATARTLYHEYAQQMPIIDYHNHLLPDQIAEDRQFDTITQVWLYGDHYKWRAMRTNGVPERYITGDASDWEKFEKWAETVPQTVRNPLYHWTHLELQRYFGITELLSPASARRIYDQCNALLQTPEYSVRNLLRKMNVEALCTTDDPSDSLEHHRALQSSGFEIQVLPTFRPDKVMAVEDAASYNAYLDKLGQSAAVDIHTYHDLQTALRLRHDYFAALGCRLSDHGLEQLYAADYTDAEINDIFLKIRGGKELIPAEVVQFKSALLILLAEMDWEKGWTQQFHLGALRNNNARMLRQLGPDTGWDSIGDFSQGRALSTFLDRLDGQDKLAKTILYNLNPADNELMATMVGNFNDGSVAGKVQFGSGWWFLDQKDGMEKQLNALSNMGLLSRFVGMLTDSRSFLSYPRHEYFRRVLCNLLGQDVENGELPHDLELLGSIVQNICYHNAKAYFGFEKVPAETAAV; translated from the coding sequence ATGAAGCCCTTTCTCAACGAGGATTTCCTGCTCCGGACCGCTACGGCCCGCACGCTCTACCACGAGTATGCCCAGCAGATGCCCATCATTGATTACCACAACCACCTGCTGCCCGACCAGATTGCCGAGGACCGGCAGTTCGACACCATTACGCAGGTGTGGCTCTACGGTGACCATTACAAGTGGCGGGCTATGCGCACCAACGGCGTGCCCGAACGCTACATCACCGGCGACGCCTCCGACTGGGAGAAGTTCGAAAAATGGGCCGAAACCGTGCCCCAGACTGTGCGCAACCCGCTCTACCACTGGACGCACCTGGAGCTGCAGCGCTACTTCGGCATCACGGAGCTGCTGAGCCCGGCCTCGGCCCGCCGCATCTACGACCAGTGCAACGCCCTGCTGCAAACCCCCGAGTACTCGGTGCGCAACCTGCTGCGCAAGATGAACGTGGAGGCCCTCTGCACCACCGACGACCCTTCTGACTCCCTGGAGCACCACCGCGCCCTGCAAAGCAGCGGCTTCGAAATTCAGGTGCTGCCCACGTTCCGCCCCGATAAGGTTATGGCCGTGGAGGACGCCGCCAGCTACAATGCCTACCTCGACAAGCTGGGCCAGTCGGCGGCCGTGGACATCCACACCTACCACGACCTGCAAACGGCTCTGCGCCTGCGCCACGACTACTTCGCGGCCCTGGGCTGCCGCCTTTCCGACCACGGCTTGGAGCAGCTCTACGCCGCCGACTACACTGACGCAGAAATTAACGACATCTTCCTGAAGATTCGGGGAGGAAAAGAACTGATCCCGGCCGAGGTAGTGCAGTTCAAATCGGCCCTGCTGATTCTGTTGGCCGAAATGGACTGGGAAAAGGGCTGGACCCAGCAGTTCCACCTGGGCGCGCTGCGCAACAACAACGCCCGCATGCTGCGCCAGCTCGGCCCCGATACTGGCTGGGACTCCATCGGCGACTTCTCGCAGGGCCGCGCGCTATCCACCTTCCTCGACCGCCTCGACGGGCAGGACAAGCTGGCCAAAACCATCCTCTACAACCTCAACCCCGCCGACAACGAGCTGATGGCCACGATGGTGGGCAACTTCAACGACGGCTCGGTGGCGGGCAAGGTGCAGTTCGGCTCTGGCTGGTGGTTCCTGGACCAGAAGGATGGCATGGAAAAGCAGCTCAACGCCCTGAGCAACATGGGCCTGCTGAGCCGCTTCGTGGGTATGCTCACCGATTCGCGCAGCTTCCTTTCATACCCGCGCCACGAGTATTTCCGCCGCGTGCTCTGCAACCTGCTGGGCCAGGACGTGGAAAACGGCGAGCTGCCCCACGACCTGGAACTGCTCGGGAGCATCGTGCAGAACATCTGCTACCACAACGCCAAAGCCTACTTCGGCTTCGAGAAAGTACCCGCCGAAACGGCCGCGGTGTAA
- a CDS encoding aldehyde dehydrogenase family protein — translation MAKLISPQVEFNFLLQQTKSVTPEIFAPDGHGFLNLMEGRWQEPGKPREFISPIDGTQLGWLPMLDHATALRAVTAAKKEAADWARVDLDERKRRVQDCLNQLRDNVDLVGKLLMWEIGKTYKLGFTDIDRAIEGVQWYVDNIESMLGTRKPLGLVSNIASWNYPMSVLLHAVLVQALCGNAVIAKTPTDGGFISLSLTFAIARRCGLPVTLVSGSGGELSDVLVKNDAVDCLSFVGGRYNGRNIADALSSEHKRYMLEMEGVNTYGIWNFSDWDGLSDQLKKGYDYGKQRCTAYVRFVVERRLFPQFVETYWNTIKGLKVGNPTLVDSADDKLPDLAFGPVINRAQAEDLDRLYADALKTGATPIYEGKLDDSLFLPGQDRSAYRAPRALVNLPRQSELYFKEPFGPIDSIVLVDRVEELVGEMNISNGALVGALASDDEKWAARTAKEVRAFKMGINKLRSRGDREEVFGGLGESWKGAFVGGALLVEAVTEGEKPILGNFNESTLLPEKI, via the coding sequence ATGGCAAAACTGATTTCTCCGCAGGTTGAGTTTAACTTCCTGCTGCAACAGACCAAAAGTGTAACCCCCGAAATCTTCGCCCCCGACGGCCACGGGTTCCTCAACCTGATGGAAGGCCGCTGGCAGGAGCCCGGCAAACCCCGCGAGTTCATCTCGCCCATTGATGGCACCCAGCTCGGCTGGTTGCCCATGCTCGACCACGCCACCGCCCTGCGTGCCGTGACGGCCGCCAAAAAAGAAGCCGCCGACTGGGCCCGCGTGGACCTGGACGAGCGCAAGCGCCGCGTGCAGGACTGCCTCAACCAGCTCCGCGACAACGTGGACCTAGTAGGCAAGCTGCTGATGTGGGAAATCGGCAAAACCTACAAGCTGGGCTTCACCGATATCGACCGCGCCATTGAGGGCGTGCAGTGGTACGTGGACAACATCGAAAGCATGCTGGGCACGCGCAAGCCGCTGGGTTTGGTGAGCAACATCGCCTCCTGGAACTACCCGATGTCGGTGCTGCTGCACGCGGTGCTGGTGCAGGCGCTGTGCGGCAACGCTGTCATTGCCAAAACGCCCACCGACGGCGGCTTTATTTCCCTGAGCCTGACCTTCGCCATTGCCCGCCGCTGCGGTTTGCCCGTCACGCTGGTGAGCGGCTCGGGCGGGGAGCTGAGCGACGTGCTGGTGAAAAACGACGCCGTGGACTGCCTCTCGTTCGTGGGTGGCCGCTACAACGGCCGTAACATTGCTGATGCCCTCAGCTCGGAGCACAAGCGCTACATGCTGGAAATGGAAGGCGTGAACACCTACGGCATCTGGAACTTCTCGGACTGGGACGGCCTTTCCGACCAGCTCAAGAAGGGCTACGACTACGGCAAGCAGCGCTGCACGGCCTACGTGCGCTTCGTGGTGGAGCGCCGCCTGTTCCCGCAGTTCGTGGAAACTTACTGGAACACCATCAAAGGCCTGAAAGTAGGCAACCCCACGCTGGTCGATTCGGCCGACGACAAGCTGCCCGATCTGGCCTTCGGTCCCGTCATCAACCGGGCCCAGGCCGAGGACCTGGACCGCCTCTACGCCGACGCGCTGAAAACCGGGGCCACGCCCATCTACGAAGGCAAGCTCGATGACAGCCTGTTCCTGCCCGGCCAAGACAGGAGCGCCTACCGTGCCCCGCGCGCCCTCGTGAACCTGCCGCGCCAGAGCGAGCTGTACTTCAAGGAGCCTTTCGGCCCCATCGACAGCATTGTGCTGGTTGACCGCGTGGAGGAGCTGGTGGGCGAAATGAACATCAGCAACGGGGCCCTGGTGGGCGCGTTGGCTTCCGACGACGAGAAATGGGCCGCCCGCACGGCCAAGGAAGTGCGCGCCTTCAAAATGGGCATCAACAAGCTCCGCAGCCGCGGCGACCGGGAAGAAGTATTCGGCGGCCTCGGTGAGAGCTGGAAAGGAGCTTTCGTGGGCGGCGCGCTGCTGGTAGAAGCCGTAACGGAAGGCGAAAAGCCAATTCTGGGCAATTTCAACGAATCCACGCTGCTGCCGGAGAAAATCTAG
- the fbp gene encoding class 1 fructose-bisphosphatase yields the protein MNLTTENTIAQPVGTTLERYIMRKQAEFQFATGELSQLLRDIALAGKIVNREVNRAGLTSIIGSMGQQNVQGEAQQRLDVEANIRFIRALTNGGEACAVLSEEEDDIIHTGNCQGKYVVAIDPLDGSSNIDVNISIGTIFSIYRRVSAVGQPAGPEDFLQGGRTQVAAGYILYGSSTMLVYTTGHGVAGFTYENSLGEFFLSHPDIRIPATGTVFSCNEGYWFDYPEYVRSYLTECKRQGQSGRYVGSLVADYHRNLLTGGIYLYPPTRKNPEGKLRLLYEGFPLAYLIEQAGGRAETGTGPVLDVEPTDFHQRSPLFVGSPELVARLLAGAAEAEVNP from the coding sequence ATGAATCTTACAACCGAAAACACCATTGCCCAGCCGGTAGGTACCACGCTGGAGCGCTACATCATGCGCAAGCAGGCCGAGTTTCAGTTTGCTACCGGCGAGCTGAGCCAGTTGCTGCGCGACATTGCATTGGCCGGGAAAATCGTGAACCGGGAGGTGAACCGTGCCGGCCTCACCAGCATCATCGGGAGCATGGGCCAGCAGAATGTGCAGGGCGAAGCCCAGCAGCGCCTCGATGTGGAAGCCAACATCCGCTTCATCCGGGCCCTGACCAACGGGGGCGAGGCCTGCGCCGTGCTCAGTGAGGAGGAGGACGACATCATCCATACCGGCAACTGCCAGGGCAAGTACGTGGTGGCCATCGACCCGCTCGACGGCTCCAGCAATATCGACGTCAACATCAGCATCGGCACCATTTTCAGCATCTACCGCCGCGTGTCGGCGGTGGGGCAGCCGGCCGGGCCCGAGGACTTTTTGCAGGGCGGGCGCACCCAGGTGGCGGCGGGCTACATCCTGTACGGCTCCAGCACCATGCTCGTGTACACCACCGGGCATGGCGTGGCGGGCTTCACCTACGAAAACTCCTTGGGCGAATTCTTCCTCTCGCACCCCGATATCCGGATTCCGGCCACCGGCACCGTGTTCAGCTGCAACGAGGGCTACTGGTTCGATTACCCCGAGTACGTGCGCTCCTATCTGACGGAGTGCAAGCGCCAGGGCCAGAGTGGGCGGTATGTGGGCTCGTTGGTGGCCGACTACCACCGCAACCTGCTCACGGGCGGCATCTACCTGTACCCGCCCACCCGTAAGAACCCCGAGGGTAAGCTACGCCTGCTCTATGAGGGCTTCCCGCTGGCCTACCTGATTGAGCAGGCCGGCGGCCGGGCCGAAACCGGCACCGGGCCGGTGCTCGACGTGGAGCCCACCGACTTTCACCAGCGCAGTCCATTATTTGTGGGTTCTCCCGAGCTGGTAGCCAGACTGTTGGCCGGCGCGGCCGAAGCGGAGGTAAACCCGTAG
- a CDS encoding sugar kinase yields MKQVVTFGEIMMRLSPPLQNRLSQASSLDITYGGGDANVAAGLAYLGVPAAHAGCFPDNAVGQAAAQHFRGHGVDMQHCVFRGQRLGLYFLEVGASLRASRIVYDRYDSAFANLQPEWFNWDEVFRNAQWLHWTGITPAISATAAQATREAIAAARRLGLTISADVNYRRNLWQYGQRAQDVMPELVAGCDLIVCTEGDAEDLFGIRAVPDTDNSFVSMSEQLIARFPQIRTVIATRRDTRSASHERIQGLAFSGGDYYETEFFDINPVVDRIGGGDSFISGFIYGQLTYPTVQQALTFAVAASALKHTIPGDINLVTAAEVEHIVAGNTTGRLLR; encoded by the coding sequence ATGAAGCAAGTCGTCACCTTTGGTGAAATCATGATGCGGTTGTCGCCGCCGTTGCAGAACCGCTTGTCGCAGGCCAGTTCGCTGGATATCACCTACGGCGGCGGCGACGCCAACGTGGCTGCCGGGCTGGCCTACCTGGGCGTGCCGGCCGCCCACGCCGGCTGCTTCCCTGATAACGCCGTGGGCCAGGCCGCCGCCCAGCATTTCCGGGGCCACGGCGTGGACATGCAGCACTGCGTGTTTCGGGGGCAGCGGCTGGGGCTATACTTCTTGGAAGTAGGCGCTTCATTGCGGGCCAGCCGCATCGTGTACGACCGCTACGATTCGGCCTTTGCCAACCTGCAGCCCGAGTGGTTTAACTGGGACGAGGTATTCCGGAATGCCCAGTGGCTGCACTGGACGGGCATCACGCCCGCCATTTCGGCCACGGCGGCCCAGGCCACCCGCGAGGCCATTGCCGCCGCCCGCCGCCTCGGCCTCACCATATCGGCCGACGTGAACTACCGCCGCAACCTGTGGCAGTACGGCCAGCGCGCCCAGGACGTGATGCCCGAACTGGTAGCCGGCTGCGACCTAATAGTCTGCACCGAAGGCGACGCCGAGGACCTGTTCGGCATCCGGGCCGTCCCCGATACCGACAACAGCTTTGTGTCGATGAGCGAGCAGCTGATAGCCCGGTTTCCGCAGATCCGGACGGTCATTGCCACCCGCCGTGACACCCGCAGCGCCTCGCATGAGCGCATCCAAGGCCTGGCCTTCAGCGGCGGCGACTACTACGAAACCGAGTTCTTCGACATCAACCCCGTGGTGGACCGCATCGGGGGCGGCGACTCCTTCATTTCCGGCTTCATCTACGGCCAGCTAACCTACCCCACGGTGCAGCAGGCCCTCACGTTTGCCGTGGCCGCCTCCGCCCTCAAGCACACCATCCCCGGCGACATCAACCTGGTAACCGCCGCCGAAGTCGAGCACATCGTGGCCGGCAACACCACCGGCCGCCTGCTGCGGTAA
- a CDS encoding beta/alpha barrel domain-containing protein, protein MPRFSPEYILETVLRYPVVPVFYHADAAFAQRILAACYAGGLRVFEFTNRGSNAFDVFEQLVAYVYDHCPDMLLGIGTIYTAEEANRFIRAGADFVVQPCLTADVADACRRSGTPWLPGTMTVSEVFQATRLGAALVKIFPGNVLGPGFIKSLRGPMPTVPLMVTGGVEPTEASLREWFGAGVNVVGMGSQLFKNPDDTEALSRQIADLLAFAQTAVSS, encoded by the coding sequence ATGCCCCGCTTCTCCCCCGAGTATATCCTCGAAACCGTGCTGCGCTACCCGGTGGTGCCGGTGTTCTACCACGCCGACGCGGCATTTGCCCAGCGGATTCTGGCTGCCTGCTACGCGGGCGGACTGCGCGTGTTTGAGTTTACCAACCGGGGCAGCAATGCCTTTGATGTATTTGAGCAGCTGGTGGCCTACGTGTACGACCACTGCCCGGATATGCTGCTGGGCATCGGGACCATTTACACGGCGGAGGAGGCCAACCGCTTCATCCGGGCCGGAGCCGACTTCGTGGTGCAGCCCTGCCTTACGGCCGACGTGGCCGATGCCTGCCGCCGCAGCGGTACGCCCTGGCTGCCCGGCACCATGACGGTTTCGGAAGTATTCCAGGCCACCCGCCTGGGCGCGGCTCTCGTGAAAATCTTCCCCGGCAACGTGCTCGGGCCGGGCTTTATCAAAAGCCTGCGCGGGCCGATGCCTACGGTGCCGCTGATGGTAACCGGCGGCGTGGAGCCCACTGAAGCCAGCCTGCGCGAGTGGTTTGGGGCCGGCGTGAACGTGGTAGGCATGGGCTCCCAACTCTTCAAGAACCCCGATGATACCGAGGCGCTAAGCCGGCAGATTGCCGATCTGTTAGCCTTCGCCCAAACCGCCGTGTCATCCTGA